A region from the Corylus avellana chromosome ca7, CavTom2PMs-1.0 genome encodes:
- the LOC132187378 gene encoding L-type lectin-domain containing receptor kinase S.4-like, producing the protein MSVKLEDRPGPAHYLVILRASCFNTEEAPNKRSEVLVAHSILLCKSIMAEIHTLRFKLSFSLLVLPYALTLISNPTSSLSTGFGFDPVPIYRTPTTNLNFDSRTALFGYADMVAVNNGMRCVKLTRPSISRFGLLMRDESFKFLDGNHPTSFSTELSFSIFPVNGDGDGLVLDFVPSGCWSKWLTTGGSFALSEENRFLSVGFDAKMDGNVGDSNASYVRINVNGVVSSSSLVLSNGDNNGLKSWIDYDASSKRLEVRLAKSGDARPYNPIMARAVDLAEMWMDDDVRVGIASRNGMVCSWRFRVRKFPNSIHTLPVDPRSYVGKEERGERVRLERRRVRPLSVAGCLIFATVCGASVAFVVLFLSVIFFKKHAAEHPVYAVEFGYEKVAVDVEKNREGLKNSIIVSATAS; encoded by the coding sequence ATGTCCGTAAAGCTTGAAGATCGGCCCGGACCGGCCCATTATCTAGTTATTCTGCGTGCCAGCTGCTTCAATACTGAAGAAGCCCCAAACAAGCGTAGTGAGGTACTGGTTGCTCATTCAATCTTACTCTGCAAATCGATTATGGCTGAAATTCACACTCTCAGGttcaaactctctttttctctcttagtTCTTCCCTATGCCCTAACCCTGATCTCAAACCCCACGTCCTCTCTCTCAACCGGGTTTGGCTTCGATCCAGTTCCAATCTATCGAACCCCAACCACCAACCTCAACTTCGATTCCCGAACTGCCCTCTTTGGCTACGCCGACATGGTTGCCGTCAACAATGGCATGCGGTGCGTGAAGCTCACACGGCCGTCGATCTCGAGATTCGGGCTTCTCATGCGCGATGAATCGTTCAAGTTCCTTGACGGAAATCATCCGACGTCGTTCTCAACGGAGCTCTCGTTCTCGATCTTCCCCGTAAACGGCGACGGCGACGGCCTTGTTCTCGACTTCGTTCCCAGCGGATGTTGGTCAAAATGGTTGACTACTGGAGGTTCGTTTGCGCTCTCCGAAGAGAACAGGTTTCTGTCCGTCGGATTTGATGCGAAAATGGACGGCAATGTAGGTGATTCGAATGCCAGCTACGTGAGAATCAATGTGAACGGCGTCGTTTCCTCTTCGAGTTTGGTGCTAAGCAACGGCGACAACAACGGATTGAAATCTTGGATCGACTACGATGCGAGCTCGAAGCGACTGGAAGTTAGGCTCGCCAAATCCGGGGACGCGAGGCCGTACAATCCGATCATGGCGCGTGCGGTCGATTTGGCCGAAATGTGGATGGACGACGACGTGCGCGTGGGCATAGCTTCTCGGAACGGGATGGTGTGTTCGTGGAGGTTTAGGGTGCGAAAGTTTCCGAATTCGATTCACACGCTGCCGGTGGATCCGCGGAGTTATGTGGGTAAGGAGGAGCGTGGTGAGCGCGTGAGGCTGGAGAGGAGGAGAGTGCGTCCGTTGTCAGTGGCCGGATGTTTGATTTTCGCGACGGTGTGTGGGGCTTCGGTGGCTTTTGTGGTGCTGTTTCTATCGGTGATCTTTTTCAAGAAGCACGCGGCGGAGCATCCGGTGTACGCTGTGGAGTTCGGGTACGAGAAGGTTGCCGTGGATGTTGAGAAAAATAGAGAGGGCTTGAAGAATTCCATTATTGTCTCAGCCACCGCTTCGTGA